The Sorangiineae bacterium MSr11367 genome window below encodes:
- a CDS encoding DUF427 domain-containing protein — protein sequence MAGNSGPGYAKNPQHRVETQSEAQRVRVTFRGEVIADSSNAIRLQEATYPAVYYVPREDVKMDRLVRTQLHTECPFKGTASYFSLRDAKGELVENVVWSYEHPYDEVAVIKDHVAFYPNKVDAISVG from the coding sequence ATGGCGGGCAATAGCGGACCCGGGTATGCGAAGAATCCCCAGCATCGTGTCGAAACGCAGTCGGAGGCGCAACGCGTTCGCGTCACGTTTCGAGGCGAGGTCATCGCCGACAGCTCGAACGCCATCCGTCTCCAGGAGGCCACGTACCCCGCTGTGTATTACGTGCCCCGCGAGGACGTGAAGATGGATCGCCTCGTGCGCACGCAGCTCCACACGGAGTGCCCCTTCAAGGGCACGGCGTCGTACTTCAGTCTCCGCGACGCCAAAGGCGAGCTCGTGGAGAACGTTGTCTGGAGCTATGAGCACCCTTACGACGAGGTGGCCGTCATCAAGGACCACGTCGCGTTCTACCCGAACAAGGTGGATGCGATTTCGGTCGGGTAG
- a CDS encoding histidine phosphatase family protein has protein sequence MDVFLLRASLSHDESVAESHRYLSPEGRRIVRALGNKVRLDDEPNFDHIVSSPLPTALQTAELFADRVDYVGVIEVLPSLTSRVPPELVVPTLLQRGNTIAVVADEPVLSGLGAFLIGRPTFPPLLHAQVSVIRDRQPAWCLRPGEIAKSLLLVA, from the coding sequence GTGGACGTCTTTCTCCTTCGCGCTTCCCTTTCCCACGACGAGTCCGTCGCCGAGTCCCACCGTTACCTTTCACCCGAAGGCCGCCGCATCGTGCGCGCGCTGGGCAACAAGGTGCGCCTCGACGACGAGCCGAACTTCGACCACATCGTCTCGAGCCCGTTGCCCACGGCCTTGCAAACGGCGGAGCTCTTTGCCGATCGGGTCGACTACGTCGGCGTCATCGAGGTGCTTCCGTCGCTGACCTCGCGCGTGCCGCCCGAGCTGGTCGTGCCGACGCTTCTCCAACGCGGAAACACCATCGCCGTGGTCGCGGACGAACCCGTGCTCTCGGGCTTGGGCGCCTTCCTCATCGGCCGGCCGACGTTCCCGCCCCTTCTGCACGCGCAGGTCTCCGTGATCCGCGATCGCCAGCCCGCATGGTGCCTGCGTCCTGGCGAGATCGCGAAATCACTCCTCTTGGTCGCTTGA
- the larB gene encoding nickel pincer cofactor biosynthesis protein LarB → MDPAKLRELLEQVQSGARSVDDAALALKDLPFADLGYAVVDHHRALRQGVPEVILGQSKTAAQIVGIATEVARTGQNVLVSRLDPAKAHEVCRAMPALRYHEMARVATLEQAPIPRLGTRPVAVVTAGTSDLPVSEECAETLRMLGAEVERVYDVGVAGIHRLLHRRQALDATSVIIVIAGMEGALASVVGGLVEGPVIAVPTSVGYGAAFEGLAALLGMLTSCASGVTVVNIDNGFGAAFAAARILRAGARG, encoded by the coding sequence ATGGACCCTGCCAAGCTTCGTGAGCTTCTCGAACAGGTGCAAAGTGGCGCGCGGTCCGTCGACGACGCGGCTTTGGCGCTCAAGGATCTCCCTTTTGCCGATCTCGGATACGCGGTGGTGGACCATCATCGCGCCCTCCGCCAAGGGGTGCCCGAGGTCATCCTGGGCCAGTCGAAAACGGCGGCCCAGATCGTGGGCATCGCCACGGAGGTTGCGCGCACGGGGCAGAACGTCCTGGTGAGCCGGCTCGATCCGGCGAAGGCCCATGAGGTCTGTCGCGCGATGCCGGCGCTCCGCTACCACGAGATGGCCCGCGTGGCGACGCTCGAGCAAGCGCCCATCCCGCGTCTTGGAACGCGCCCCGTGGCGGTGGTGACCGCCGGCACGAGCGACCTTCCCGTGTCCGAAGAATGCGCCGAGACCTTGCGCATGCTCGGGGCGGAGGTGGAGCGCGTCTACGACGTGGGGGTGGCGGGCATCCATCGGCTGCTTCACCGCCGGCAGGCGCTGGACGCGACCAGCGTCATCATCGTGATCGCCGGGATGGAAGGCGCCTTGGCCAGCGTGGTGGGCGGCCTGGTCGAGGGGCCCGTGATTGCCGTGCCCACCTCGGTGGGGTATGGCGCAGCGTTCGAAGGCCTCGCGGCGCTTCTCGGGATGTTGACGAGCTGCGCCTCCGGGGTAACGGTGGTGAACATCGACAACGGGTTCGGTGCGGCCTTCGCCGCCGCCCGGATCCTACGCGCAGGAGCGCGAGGCTAA
- the larC gene encoding nickel pincer cofactor biosynthesis protein LarC, producing the protein MPHDGHDQHGQHEHGHHEHGHSHPHDHDHPPHSRRAPPRAELPRGAGKGKILFLDAPSGLAGDMIIAAIIDLGVPEVVVANAVAKLPVSGFHIHFGTRVRSGIVGTSFEVHGETPQPERTYATVRGILEQSELEPAVLQMAQATFQRLALAEAKVHKSLLDDVHFHEVGAVDAIVDVVGSAAALEYLGADVIVSPLPMGRGFVPARHGILPLPAPATVECLRGLVTVDGGLDFEFVTPTGAAIVGAHARGSSRWPSIVPEAVGWGAGTAQLADRPNLLRAVLGTSVDPTGATHTVLETNVDDATGELVASAIETLLEAGALDAWATAITMKKGRPALTLSALVATPRAEAMSALLLRETTSLGVRRYDVSRVERPRRRIEVETPFGLIPVKVSEGPYGPPQVKPEFDACAAAAKAHHVPVREVIRAALVAAAGHSHA; encoded by the coding sequence ATGCCGCACGACGGTCATGACCAGCATGGGCAGCATGAGCACGGGCATCACGAGCATGGGCATTCCCATCCTCACGACCACGATCACCCCCCGCACTCGCGTCGGGCGCCGCCGCGCGCCGAGCTGCCGCGCGGGGCAGGGAAGGGGAAGATTCTCTTTCTCGATGCACCGAGTGGCCTCGCCGGCGACATGATCATCGCGGCCATCATCGATCTCGGCGTGCCCGAGGTCGTGGTGGCCAATGCCGTGGCGAAGCTCCCGGTCTCGGGCTTTCACATCCACTTCGGAACGCGTGTGCGCAGCGGCATCGTGGGCACCTCCTTCGAGGTGCACGGCGAAACGCCGCAGCCCGAGCGGACCTATGCGACCGTCCGCGGCATCTTGGAGCAGTCGGAACTCGAGCCTGCGGTGCTGCAGATGGCGCAGGCCACCTTTCAGCGGCTCGCCCTCGCCGAGGCGAAGGTTCACAAGAGCCTTCTCGACGACGTGCACTTCCACGAGGTGGGCGCGGTCGATGCCATCGTCGATGTCGTCGGAAGCGCGGCCGCCCTCGAGTACCTCGGGGCGGACGTCATCGTCTCGCCGCTGCCGATGGGGCGGGGCTTCGTGCCGGCGCGCCATGGCATTCTTCCCCTGCCGGCGCCGGCGACCGTGGAGTGCCTGCGCGGGCTCGTCACCGTCGATGGAGGCCTCGATTTCGAGTTCGTGACCCCCACGGGGGCCGCCATCGTGGGGGCGCACGCACGCGGCTCGTCGCGTTGGCCGTCCATCGTCCCCGAGGCGGTGGGGTGGGGCGCGGGCACGGCGCAGTTGGCCGATCGACCGAACCTGCTGCGCGCCGTGCTCGGTACCTCCGTGGATCCGACGGGGGCGACGCACACCGTCCTCGAGACCAACGTGGACGATGCCACCGGCGAGCTGGTGGCGAGCGCCATCGAGACCTTGCTCGAGGCAGGTGCGCTCGATGCATGGGCCACGGCCATCACCATGAAGAAGGGGCGGCCGGCGCTCACGTTGAGCGCGCTGGTGGCGACTCCCCGCGCGGAGGCGATGAGTGCGCTGCTCTTGCGCGAGACGACGAGCCTCGGCGTGCGTCGGTACGACGTCTCACGGGTGGAGCGACCGCGCCGCCGCATCGAGGTCGAGACGCCCTTCGGGTTAATTCCCGTCAAGGTATCCGAGGGCCCCTACGGACCGCCTCAAGTGAAGCCCGAGTTCGACGCCTGCGCTGCCGCAGCGAAGGCACATCACGTCCCGGTGCGCGAGGTGATCCGCGCGGCGCTCGTCGCCGCCGCAGGGCATTCGCACGCGTGA
- a CDS encoding FHA domain-containing protein: MPCPKCGQPTQPSDKFCNSCGFSLASAGAGAGGLPPPPPASPFGAPPPPPASPFGGPPPPAASPFGGPPPPPPPFEGGGGSPYGPPPGAVPGAAPGGSRCAQGHDIAPGQSYCREGHPLALDAMNFGSDMYGAPAAPPPAPGYGQPPPFGAPPAYGAPPQSPFVGSPFGGAPHPGAPGMPPGIQPPQAYGGGLPPAPPPFGDIPPSPPLAGPAPFGGGPPQPFGAPLAPPGPPGGFGPPVGYGQPPQAPQYGLQAPAARAPLMGGGPTNMLRGFLISFQSNPQGEFWPLFGGRLQVGRANTGELDIPLADATISSRHASLVIDGPSGTIFVEDTGSTNGTYVNDENIGPNGRRELRDGDRLRFGGYTTLVKVIGPLQ; encoded by the coding sequence ATGCCCTGCCCGAAGTGCGGCCAGCCGACACAGCCCAGCGACAAGTTCTGCAACTCGTGCGGCTTTTCCCTCGCAAGCGCCGGCGCTGGTGCCGGTGGCCTCCCTCCGCCTCCCCCGGCGAGTCCGTTCGGCGCGCCGCCTCCGCCGCCTGCATCGCCGTTTGGCGGGCCTCCTCCTCCGGCCGCATCCCCGTTCGGTGGTCCGCCGCCCCCACCGCCTCCGTTCGAAGGAGGCGGCGGTAGCCCCTACGGTCCGCCGCCCGGTGCCGTTCCGGGGGCTGCGCCTGGTGGTTCGCGGTGCGCGCAGGGCCACGACATCGCCCCGGGCCAGAGCTACTGCCGCGAAGGGCACCCCCTCGCGCTCGACGCGATGAACTTCGGCAGCGACATGTACGGCGCCCCCGCCGCGCCGCCCCCCGCGCCAGGCTACGGACAGCCGCCGCCCTTTGGAGCGCCGCCCGCGTACGGAGCCCCGCCGCAGTCGCCGTTCGTCGGATCGCCCTTCGGTGGTGCACCGCATCCAGGAGCGCCGGGGATGCCGCCCGGCATTCAGCCGCCGCAAGCCTACGGCGGGGGCCTTCCCCCGGCGCCGCCGCCCTTTGGCGACATTCCGCCGTCGCCGCCACTGGCCGGGCCCGCGCCCTTCGGTGGTGGACCTCCGCAGCCGTTCGGCGCGCCGCTCGCACCGCCGGGGCCTCCCGGAGGATTCGGTCCGCCCGTGGGTTATGGGCAACCGCCGCAGGCGCCTCAATATGGACTGCAAGCGCCTGCAGCCCGCGCGCCGCTCATGGGCGGTGGGCCCACCAACATGTTGCGCGGCTTCCTCATCTCGTTTCAATCGAACCCGCAGGGTGAATTCTGGCCGCTCTTCGGCGGGCGCCTCCAGGTGGGGCGCGCCAACACCGGCGAGCTGGATATTCCCTTGGCCGATGCCACGATCTCGTCGCGACATGCTTCGCTGGTGATCGACGGCCCGAGTGGAACCATTTTCGTCGAGGACACGGGGTCGACCAACGGCACCTACGTCAACGACGAAAACATCGGTCCCAACGGCCGTCGCGAGCTGCGTGATGGAGATCGACTCCGCTTCGGCGGCTACACGACCCTCGTTAAAGTGATAGGTCCGCTCCAATGA
- a CDS encoding FHA domain-containing protein, protein MTVRSSLLAIVTTMALVLVSAIAFAAPEAHILRIDPRAGVQNGAPLLTTVVEVIQANTPDVTPCGLLKGNAALDCVSEAMEKPGANWTAFQFPKDNAQLLVKVNGSDTPAAIDGNIQKWGDSKEKGVGTAWLIALDASSGMGSRYYDARTIAHQFVEAMGPNDVMNVQMFSDRQVIKDSKWKTFKQRNELVTALNDQQSTAPSSGAAKPLMNLLKGIATDAFGSLGNIQGPDIPLHQAMVVLSNGSGKEDASSAAPSATIFKQFVTKGRFPEDNTSAPKTPLPVVSIWLPTAGGIVNDALRNNDQQFMRELSNPEIGGFFDIVRDGQGQTKGKTIIGLVKQRFNSMYLVRWRVSCLNPTLEQTFSLQFMGGKTQIKGDASFKDVPVGADPSQWPLDIEMGRTKAEATANPVYPGGTLKVYGTFCWGGDSKRAEAYFLPAGTKPDPSFSNTDLAALQRAQKNLINQGLRGAAKDANDSFVEFEVPDEEKMLEGTGDNMVLRVLVYDNVAHRASGHDEQSVLTLRAGKKPINLLLILGIAGGVIVILLLVIVLIRGGGKGSKKRGGAPPSPVVAGGYGPQGGGYGAPPPQQGGGYGGPPQQGGGYGGPPQQGGGYGGPPQQGGGGYPPPGGGGYPPPGGPPPGGGGGYAAPPMQAQAPAYAPPPVAPVAAAAPQVPGGVVQVRCPSCQSMTMATPGQPSVCFSCGQPLPADLAGGGGGGNAPAFPLTGALSAQPLAPPPSPYGSYSSGGVATAAVLSGTAGQYTIRPGTEIRVGRDPAQCPVTLSEPRVSGVHSTLKLEGSQLWVRDETSNNGTYVAGSRIEPGTWVPVPPGAQLRFGPVEFTVRLDA, encoded by the coding sequence ATGACCGTTCGATCCAGCCTTCTTGCCATCGTCACCACGATGGCCCTCGTCTTGGTCTCGGCCATCGCCTTTGCCGCACCCGAGGCGCACATCCTTCGCATCGACCCGCGCGCCGGCGTGCAAAACGGCGCGCCGCTCCTCACCACCGTGGTCGAGGTCATCCAGGCCAACACGCCGGACGTCACCCCGTGTGGACTGCTCAAGGGCAACGCGGCCCTCGACTGCGTGAGCGAGGCCATGGAGAAGCCGGGCGCGAACTGGACCGCGTTCCAATTCCCCAAGGACAACGCGCAGCTCCTGGTGAAGGTCAATGGCTCCGACACGCCGGCGGCGATCGACGGCAACATCCAGAAATGGGGCGACTCCAAGGAGAAGGGCGTCGGCACCGCGTGGTTGATCGCGCTGGATGCCTCGTCGGGCATGGGCTCGCGCTACTACGATGCCCGGACCATCGCGCACCAGTTCGTCGAGGCCATGGGCCCCAACGACGTGATGAACGTGCAGATGTTCAGCGATCGCCAGGTCATCAAGGACTCCAAGTGGAAAACGTTCAAGCAGCGCAATGAGCTCGTGACGGCGTTGAACGACCAGCAATCGACGGCCCCGTCTTCCGGTGCGGCCAAGCCGTTGATGAACCTTCTCAAGGGCATCGCCACCGACGCGTTTGGAAGCTTGGGAAACATCCAAGGACCGGACATCCCGCTTCACCAAGCCATGGTGGTCCTGTCGAACGGGTCGGGCAAAGAGGACGCCTCCAGCGCCGCCCCCAGCGCGACGATCTTCAAGCAGTTCGTCACCAAAGGGCGCTTTCCCGAGGACAACACCTCGGCGCCGAAGACGCCGCTGCCGGTCGTCTCCATCTGGCTTCCGACGGCGGGTGGCATCGTCAACGATGCGCTCCGCAACAACGATCAGCAGTTCATGCGCGAGCTGTCCAACCCCGAGATCGGGGGATTCTTCGACATCGTGCGCGACGGGCAGGGGCAGACGAAGGGCAAGACGATCATCGGCCTGGTCAAGCAGCGCTTCAACTCGATGTACCTCGTGCGCTGGCGCGTCTCCTGTTTGAACCCGACCCTCGAGCAGACGTTCAGCCTGCAGTTCATGGGCGGCAAGACGCAGATCAAAGGCGATGCGTCGTTCAAGGACGTGCCCGTCGGCGCGGATCCTTCGCAGTGGCCGCTCGACATCGAAATGGGGCGCACCAAGGCCGAGGCGACCGCCAATCCGGTGTACCCGGGCGGTACCTTGAAGGTGTACGGCACCTTCTGCTGGGGCGGTGATTCGAAGCGCGCCGAGGCGTACTTCCTGCCCGCGGGCACGAAGCCGGATCCGAGCTTCAGCAACACGGATCTCGCGGCCCTTCAGCGCGCGCAGAAGAACTTGATCAACCAGGGGCTTCGCGGCGCCGCGAAGGATGCGAACGATTCGTTCGTCGAGTTCGAGGTGCCCGACGAGGAGAAGATGCTCGAGGGCACGGGCGACAACATGGTGCTGCGCGTGCTCGTTTACGACAACGTCGCCCACCGCGCGAGCGGCCACGACGAGCAGTCGGTGCTCACGCTCAGGGCGGGGAAGAAGCCGATCAACCTGCTGCTCATTCTGGGCATCGCCGGCGGCGTCATCGTGATTCTGCTGTTGGTCATCGTGTTGATCCGCGGCGGTGGAAAGGGCTCGAAAAAGCGCGGTGGCGCGCCGCCTTCGCCGGTGGTGGCGGGTGGCTATGGTCCGCAGGGTGGCGGCTACGGCGCGCCACCTCCGCAACAGGGCGGTGGCTACGGCGGACCTCCGCAACAAGGTGGTGGTTACGGTGGGCCTCCGCAACAAGGCGGTGGCTACGGTGGGCCTCCACAACAAGGCGGTGGCGGCTATCCACCGCCGGGCGGCGGCGGGTATCCACCGCCAGGAGGGCCTCCTCCGGGAGGAGGCGGCGGTTATGCGGCGCCGCCGATGCAGGCGCAGGCGCCCGCGTATGCGCCGCCTCCGGTTGCGCCCGTGGCAGCGGCCGCACCGCAGGTGCCGGGCGGCGTGGTGCAGGTTCGTTGCCCATCGTGCCAATCGATGACGATGGCCACGCCGGGGCAGCCCTCGGTGTGCTTTTCATGCGGCCAGCCCTTGCCGGCCGATCTCGCGGGAGGAGGTGGGGGCGGCAACGCTCCGGCGTTTCCATTGACGGGAGCGCTCTCTGCACAACCGCTCGCGCCTCCGCCGTCACCCTATGGCTCGTACAGCAGTGGCGGTGTGGCCACGGCGGCCGTTCTCTCGGGGACGGCCGGCCAATACACGATTCGCCCGGGCACCGAGATCCGGGTCGGACGCGATCCGGCGCAGTGCCCGGTGACGTTGTCCGAACCTCGGGTCAGCGGCGTTCACTCGACCTTGAAGCTGGAAGGTTCGCAGCTCTGGGTGCGGGATGAAACGTCGAACAATGGCACCTACGTCGCGGGCTCGCGCATCGAGCCGGGGACTTGGGTGCCGGTACCACCCGGAGCGCAGCTCCGTTTCGGCCCGGTGGAGTTCACCGTCCGCCTCGACGCATAG
- a CDS encoding protein phosphatase 2C domain-containing protein, producing MTIPAIEFAERTHPGRDPSKQINEDSCGHRETALGYLAVVCDGMGGHEGGREASQLALKTIFEVFDRSGAEPREGATLIGPGGAASLGGNGREPARVLREAIEEANRRVHAMTSTEAARPGATVVAILHHHGGTEVAHAGDSRCYLIHAGNIVQLTKDHSMVQQMVDAQLLTPEQAAVHPDANRISRALGMKPDIDVELRPQPVQHVVGDVFVLCSDGLSDMVEPSDILRLGVQPSAQAAGQLVDLANARGGHDNISVQVLRARESALAQPQFLAPTVVDTKPPPPVGPSGTVVIPAAPIPPSVARPVSPTTTDEDEHHAETQPTRRSPIVIVGVLLGLAGVGIIIAIYVLLDLGGGARKRHPVLEDDAGASAAPPPPPAMERQAAPAPTPFTSGADAEAAPLPSLIHPATHPRLKRDR from the coding sequence GTGACGATCCCGGCCATCGAGTTCGCCGAGCGGACGCATCCGGGGCGCGATCCGAGCAAACAGATCAACGAAGATTCCTGCGGCCACCGCGAGACGGCCCTCGGCTATCTCGCGGTGGTGTGCGACGGAATGGGTGGCCATGAGGGCGGGCGGGAAGCCTCGCAGCTGGCCCTCAAGACGATCTTCGAGGTCTTCGATCGCTCCGGTGCCGAGCCGCGCGAAGGCGCCACGTTGATCGGTCCCGGCGGCGCGGCTTCATTGGGTGGCAACGGCCGTGAGCCGGCGCGCGTTCTGCGCGAGGCCATCGAGGAGGCGAACCGCCGCGTGCACGCCATGACCTCCACCGAGGCGGCGCGGCCGGGCGCGACGGTGGTGGCGATTCTGCACCATCACGGCGGCACCGAGGTGGCGCATGCCGGCGACAGCCGCTGCTACCTGATTCACGCGGGCAACATCGTGCAGCTCACCAAGGACCACTCCATGGTCCAGCAGATGGTCGATGCCCAGCTGCTCACACCCGAGCAAGCCGCGGTGCACCCCGATGCCAACCGGATTTCACGCGCCCTGGGAATGAAGCCCGACATCGACGTCGAACTGCGCCCGCAACCGGTGCAGCACGTGGTGGGCGACGTCTTCGTGCTCTGCTCCGATGGGCTGAGCGACATGGTCGAGCCATCGGACATTCTGCGTCTTGGCGTGCAGCCCTCGGCGCAGGCTGCGGGGCAGCTGGTCGATCTCGCGAATGCGCGGGGCGGCCACGACAACATTTCCGTGCAGGTGCTGCGAGCCCGCGAAAGCGCCCTCGCGCAGCCGCAATTTCTCGCGCCCACGGTGGTGGACACGAAGCCCCCGCCGCCGGTCGGCCCCTCGGGCACCGTGGTCATCCCTGCAGCACCGATCCCTCCCTCGGTGGCACGCCCCGTATCGCCCACCACGACGGACGAGGACGAGCACCACGCCGAGACGCAGCCCACGCGCCGCTCGCCCATCGTCATCGTCGGCGTCCTCCTCGGCCTCGCCGGCGTGGGCATCATCATCGCGATTTACGTCCTGCTCGACCTGGGCGGTGGCGCACGAAAGCGCCATCCCGTCCTCGAGGACGACGCCGGCGCCTCCGCCGCACCTCCGCCGCCCCCCGCCATGGAGCGCCAAGCCGCCCCGGCCCCGACCCCCTTCACGTCGGGGGCCGACGCCGAAGCCGCACCGCTCCCTTCGCTCATCCATCCCGCGACGCACCCGCGCCTCAAACGCGATCGGTGA
- a CDS encoding FHA domain-containing protein → MIPGLGKETVTIGSAPDNDIVLAGPGVVPHHARVVRQNGQIFFVDLGQGPSFANGAPLPPQQPVPYDFRVQFAVGQVPVPLAHPAIALMLLSQGSAQVQRGHVVVGRDPARASLVVAHASVSALHATVMLDRMMVVDQGSTSGTYLQGRQIPANQPVPLDPNGIVAFGSIPVPVGLLAQYAQASQGGAPAGHAAPPPAAGNPPGGDQGGGGGPRKHRTVIGELSLAELASNVISIGRTPENKIVVQHAQVSSRHAQIVKQGEQLFLEDLRSANGTFVRGQRLAPGQRVPVQNGEKVFIGPMPLLIHIAGQQVNVVVEDQQASWAGKPLYEIEAWDLFLEVPDRDNKAAMKTLLDHVSFKALPGDMIALMGPSGAGKTTLLLTLNGYMPPTSGQVRINGEDLYTIYDALRGSIGYVPQDDIVHPELTVFEAVKYSARFRLPNDYSEDEINRRVEETLRDLGLEGVKNLQIGKPEKKVLSGGQRKRVNIALELVTDPVILFLDEPTSGLAADDTTALINLLSDLTRKTGKTIIMTIHQPAKDEFEKFNLCFIMGYGGIPTYFGPTGDSSYRFFGSIIERHPEMGTRSTPRKVDNPRDMFDMLNVRERAVHEEMKRRDPNAPRIPARLDAARAWRNEFFQNTNPVYQRMYSGPRAVGNDAAARGTPHRSGVALFHQLMLLMSRYWKVKIRDRAGAAIMFLQAPIIGIMLAGVFAGQKAAIPFWCLGAIQDLANRRADAASNTADFLKNMKPTDDHTAAMFFLVVSCVWFGTSNSAREIVTERAIYLRERMVNLGLFNYVISKYIILSFVSFLQCFMLLAIVFPVLGFEGGPSAFVMELMVLFAVSMNATALGLLVSTLVTSAEAAMALTPIALIPQVVLGGLMVPMTTNPMLKPLMYIMPARWGFQGSIAEERAALANAPAWVIDLAKPALNSPADFVHNGQFHCAIAQIESDSIAGAWGFVEWATPWVPFVVLYGMTVVMLGLLFILLKRRDPV, encoded by the coding sequence ATGATTCCCGGGCTCGGCAAAGAAACCGTCACCATCGGCAGCGCACCGGATAACGACATCGTCCTCGCGGGGCCTGGTGTCGTACCGCACCATGCTCGTGTCGTTCGGCAGAATGGGCAGATCTTTTTCGTCGACCTGGGGCAAGGCCCGAGCTTCGCGAACGGTGCACCGCTGCCGCCGCAGCAGCCGGTGCCCTACGACTTTCGCGTCCAGTTCGCGGTGGGCCAAGTGCCCGTGCCGCTTGCCCATCCGGCCATCGCGCTCATGCTCCTCTCGCAGGGCAGCGCGCAGGTGCAGCGAGGGCATGTCGTCGTGGGCCGCGACCCTGCGCGCGCATCGCTCGTCGTGGCGCATGCTTCGGTGAGCGCGCTCCACGCCACGGTGATGCTCGACCGCATGATGGTCGTCGACCAAGGCTCCACCAGCGGCACGTACCTTCAGGGCCGTCAGATCCCCGCGAATCAGCCGGTGCCGCTCGATCCCAACGGCATCGTCGCCTTCGGATCCATCCCCGTGCCCGTGGGCCTGCTCGCACAGTACGCGCAAGCCTCGCAGGGCGGAGCCCCCGCCGGACACGCTGCGCCTCCACCAGCCGCCGGCAATCCACCGGGCGGTGACCAAGGTGGTGGCGGCGGCCCGCGCAAGCACCGCACCGTCATCGGTGAGCTATCCCTCGCGGAGCTCGCGTCCAACGTCATCAGCATCGGCCGAACGCCGGAGAACAAGATCGTCGTTCAGCACGCCCAGGTGTCGTCGCGCCACGCGCAAATCGTCAAACAAGGCGAGCAGCTCTTCTTGGAAGACCTGCGCTCGGCCAACGGCACCTTCGTACGCGGCCAGCGCCTCGCGCCCGGCCAGCGCGTTCCCGTGCAGAACGGCGAAAAAGTCTTCATCGGCCCCATGCCGCTGCTGATTCACATCGCCGGCCAGCAGGTCAACGTCGTCGTCGAGGACCAACAGGCCTCGTGGGCCGGCAAACCGCTTTACGAAATCGAAGCATGGGACCTCTTCCTCGAGGTCCCCGATCGCGACAACAAAGCCGCGATGAAAACCCTGCTCGATCACGTCTCCTTCAAGGCTTTGCCCGGAGACATGATTGCGCTCATGGGCCCCTCGGGCGCAGGCAAAACGACCCTGCTCTTGACGCTCAATGGCTACATGCCGCCCACCAGCGGCCAAGTGCGTATCAACGGTGAAGACCTTTATACGATTTACGATGCCCTCCGCGGATCCATTGGATACGTCCCGCAGGACGACATCGTGCACCCCGAGCTCACCGTCTTCGAGGCGGTGAAGTACTCCGCACGGTTCCGACTGCCCAATGACTATTCGGAGGACGAAATCAATCGCCGCGTCGAGGAAACGCTGCGCGATCTCGGCCTCGAGGGCGTCAAGAATCTTCAAATTGGCAAACCGGAAAAGAAGGTCCTCTCCGGCGGACAGCGAAAGCGCGTCAACATCGCCCTCGAGCTGGTGACCGATCCGGTCATCCTCTTTTTGGACGAACCCACCAGCGGCCTCGCCGCCGACGACACGACGGCGCTCATCAATCTATTGTCCGATTTGACGCGCAAGACCGGCAAAACGATCATCATGACGATCCACCAGCCGGCCAAAGACGAATTCGAGAAATTCAATCTTTGCTTCATCATGGGCTACGGCGGAATCCCGACGTACTTCGGCCCCACGGGTGACTCGTCGTATCGGTTCTTCGGCTCGATCATCGAACGCCACCCGGAGATGGGCACCCGCAGCACGCCGCGCAAAGTCGACAACCCGCGCGACATGTTCGACATGCTCAACGTGCGCGAGCGCGCCGTGCACGAAGAGATGAAGCGCCGCGATCCCAATGCGCCGCGCATCCCCGCCCGATTGGACGCGGCGCGCGCGTGGCGGAACGAGTTCTTCCAAAATACGAATCCCGTTTACCAGCGCATGTACTCCGGCCCGCGGGCCGTGGGCAACGATGCTGCCGCACGGGGAACGCCGCATCGCTCCGGCGTGGCGCTCTTCCACCAGCTGATGCTGCTGATGTCGCGCTACTGGAAGGTGAAAATCCGCGACCGCGCCGGTGCGGCCATCATGTTCCTGCAGGCGCCCATCATCGGCATCATGCTCGCGGGCGTCTTCGCCGGGCAGAAAGCGGCGATCCCATTCTGGTGCCTCGGCGCCATTCAGGACTTGGCCAACCGCAGGGCCGACGCCGCATCCAACACCGCCGACTTCTTGAAGAACATGAAGCCGACCGACGACCACACCGCCGCGATGTTCTTCCTCGTGGTGAGCTGCGTGTGGTTCGGCACCAGCAACTCGGCGCGCGAGATCGTCACCGAGCGGGCGATCTACCTGCGCGAGCGCATGGTGAATCTCGGCTTGTTCAACTACGTGATCAGCAAATACATCATCCTGAGCTTCGTCAGCTTTTTGCAGTGTTTCATGCTGCTGGCCATCGTCTTTCCGGTCCTCGGGTTCGAGGGCGGTCCGTCGGCCTTCGTCATGGAGCTCATGGTGCTCTTCGCCGTCTCCATGAATGCGACGGCGCTCGGTCTCTTGGTGTCGACCTTGGTCACCTCGGCCGAGGCCGCGATGGCGCTCACGCCGATCGCGCTCATCCCGCAGGTCGTCTTGGGCGGTCTCATGGTGCCTATGACCACGAATCCCATGCTCAAGCCGCTCATGTACATCATGCCGGCACGCTGGGGCTTCCAGGGCAGCATCGCCGAGGAACGCGCGGCGCTGGCCAACGCACCCGCGTGGGTGATCGACCTGGCCAAGCCCGCCCTGAACAGCCCTGCCGACTTCGTTCACAACGGGCAATTCCACTGCGCCATTGCGCAAATCGAGAGCGACTCCATCGCAGGCGCATGGGGCTTCGTGGAATGGGCCACGCCTTGGGTCCCGTTCGTCGTGCTCTACGGTATGACCGTGGTGATGCTCGGGCTTCTCTTCATCTTGCTCAAGCGCAGGGATCCGGTTTGA